A region from the Fusarium musae strain F31 chromosome 1, whole genome shotgun sequence genome encodes:
- a CDS encoding hypothetical protein (BUSCO:EOG09261I0F), protein MDKETVQPNSWVALRLPNETYRVLQVVPNTTISLGKYGSFPTNLIINRPYHFTYEVQDKREGETFARLRVVPAKELNADDLADTSAEATEPAEGDDVVAAADGEELTLVDESGKVLIRSNREIIDDSARQTLKPEEIEELKRKGASAGKELIAKLLLSHTAIDQKTAYSLAKYKLLKTKKYIRRFTVLPLDVPMLAQWLLEDRDASKILEMRQEMMALVGCWADVHYGGVATEDAGASQGGRWLVVDDTGGLLVASLAERMDILHPKLEEENTEDPAAPEVTETNNAPTDEMDQDQPQTTEATDPEQKQEKKRSKRSDFNVPYVNRNTLTLIHGQTQPNLALLRYFNYDAANANPSPPYHPLDTNLMDISWLQLLSPDEDDAYNNKPPEATPEEIATWKTNRRGNYHRKRRRWARIRHVVDTTRAGGFSGLAVASTMDPISIVRSTVPLLAGGAPIAIYSPTIEPLTQLADCFSVARRAAWVSSPPPEVESKTAEELERWEGSEEFPINPTLLLGVTIQTSRARRWQVLPGRTHPFMMGRGGADGFLFTAWRAVPVEGKIEARGRFKRRKLDT, encoded by the exons ATGGACAAGGAGACAGTACAGCCCAATTCGTGGGTAGCCCTACGGCTCCCCAACGAGACATATCGCGTACTACAGGTCGTACCAAATAC GACAATCTCGCTGGGCAAGTATGGCTCATTCCCAacaaatctcatcatcaaccgtcCGTACCACTTCACATATGAGGTCCAAGACAAGCGCGAGGGAGAGACATTCGCGCGCCTGCGCGTCGTGCCCGCTAAGGAGCTCAATGCCGACGACTTGGCCGACACCAGCGCCGAAGCGACAGAACCAGCTGAGGGAGACGATGTCGTTGCAGCTGCAGATGGCGAGGAGCTTACTCTCGTCGACGAGAGCGGAAAGGTTCTTATTCGATCGAATCGCGAGATCATCGACGACTCGGCCCGACAGACTCTCAAGCCggaagagatcgaggagcTCAAGCGCAAGGGCGCATCGGCGGGCAAGGAGCTGATCGCCAAGCTACTACTGTCGCATACGGCAATTGACCAAAAGACGGCGTACTCTCTGGCCAAgtacaagctcctcaagacGAAAAAGTATATTCGACGGTTTACGGTGTTACCTCTTGACGTGCCGATGCTAGCGCAGTGGTTGCTGGAGGACCGCGATGCTTCAAAGATCCTGGAGATGAGgcaggagatgatggcgCTGGTCGGCTGCTGGGCAGATGTCCACTACGGTGGTGTCGCTACTGAGGATGCTGGTGCTTCACAGGGTGGGAGGTGGTTGGTGGTGGATGATACGGGTGGCTTGCTGGTGGCATCTTTGGCTGAGAGGATGGACATTCTTCATcccaagcttgaggaggagaacaCGGAAGATCCCGCGGCACCAGAAGTCACAGAGACCAACAATGCTCCTACAGACGAGATGGACCAAGACCAGCCCCAGACAACAGAAGCAACAGACCCCGAACAaaagcaggagaagaagcgatCTAAGCGAAGCGACTTCAACGTCCCCTACGTCAACAGAAACACCCTCACCCTGATCCACGGCCAGACCCAGCCCAACCTCGCCCTTCTACGATACTTCAACTACGACGCCGCAAACGCCAACCCCTCCCCACCCTACCACCCCCTCGACACCAACCTCATGGATATTTCATGGCTGCAGCTCCTGTCAcccgatgaagacgacgcaTACAACAATAAGCCACCCGAGGCGACACCAGAGGAGATTGCAACATGGAAGACGAATCGCAGAGGGAACTACCACcgcaagagaagaaggtggGCGCGTATTCGTCATGTGGTCGACACAACACGCGCCGGAGGATTCTCCGGTCTCGCAGTCGCAAGCACCATGGATCCCATCTCCATTGTCCGCAGCACAGTACCTTTGCTAGCGGGAGGCGCCCCCATCGCCATTTACTCCCCCACCATCGAGCCCCTGACGCAACTGGCGGATTGCTTTAGTGTGGCGCGTCGAGCCGCGTGGGTATCATCGCCTCCGCCAGAGGTCGAAAGCAAAACAGCTGAAGAGCTTGAGCGCTGGGAGGGCAGTGAAGAGTTCCCTATTAACCCTACGCTTCTGCTTGGTGTGACTATCCAGACTAGCAGGGCGCGACGATGGCAGGTTCTTCCCGGGAGGACACATCCTTTCATGATGGGCCGTGGAGGTGCAGATGGATTCTTGTTCACAGCATGGAGGGCGGTGCCTGTTGAAGGTAAAATTGAGGCGAGGGGAAGGTTCAAGAGGAGAAAGCTAGATACCTGA